The Lepeophtheirus salmonis chromosome 1, UVic_Lsal_1.4, whole genome shotgun sequence genome has a segment encoding these proteins:
- the by gene encoding uncharacterized protein by, with protein MSVPYHTRSDSKPFSYSNVRSRSSSFNQKGCENPRDGALLSTGLTSPRLIRKMLGESTNETTNNNSHQGSSYIEPSSPPKTDSEESFREVPIRKSNLDFYELTREKESLISPKKLGLIEKNFDIKSSNSYDNFISSKKSPEEYYTKKNSPGEDIYNTINKIRPLTTTTTDDFYGKKNTNTTSSDTWTSKNSFSEDLYSSKKTNFDDFASLRKTPSCPNNDDIDFKRNPFEDFDVKKPSLLNGDSFSKKTLNETYHVPIKVEQSENEIIRDTSTSMADALMNKKNDESWLEKQLQKLKERKGVSTNSSSSSILTSTNVSSLNNTNSSYTSPSMTYTPITQFSKTKNSNVELDSPRAKLYTDSAFDDKGIRVPIQRDDKSSLLSDISSYTLGQKSDVYNDRSRSTSGIRRQRVDSESSELGGLDTSTLHQKLMAASLENGSSSRPITPAFPPGTPYNNRSRANTRAPSPCGLYSSSTQRRGSIGSIHSSEISGEESAINVKLVKDNFKYWYKPSITREEAIALLKQRPTGTFIVRDSHSFPGAYGMALKVSKPPPVSSKPRNPTADPLDELVRHFLIEPTTKGVKLKGYSNEPIFASLSSLVYQHSLTALALPTKLVLPQYDLTFDNIDNGGNNSFYETKQDSMRKLFDSGAACNVSYLFTMETDALTGGVAVDKTVSTFLELTKDIDNNPGLVVVDVHFKVTTQGITVTDNERKLFFRKHYNISTIGYCGLDPHNRVYVKSSPATKIFAFVAKKHGSRTHNQCHLFAALDPEQPAVAIVNFVNRVMAMTNPKRIEMV; from the coding sequence ATGAGTGTTCCCTATCACACAAGATCGGATTCTAAGCCGTTCAGCTACAGTAATGTTCGGAGTAGGAGCTCTTCCTTCAATCAAAAAGGATGCGAGAACCCACGGGACGGCGCACTACTTTCAACTGGATTAACTAGTCCTAGGCTCATCCGTAAAATGTTGGGTGAGTCGACAAATGAGACGACGAATAATAATAGTCATCAAGGTTCATCGTACATTGAGCCTTCATCTCCTCCCAAGACGGACTCTGAAGAATCTTTTCGAGAGGTTCCGATTAGAAAGTCAAATTTGGATTTCTATGAACTCACTCGGGAAAAGGAAAGCTTGATCTCTCCGAAGAAGTTAGGGTTGATCGagaaaaattttgatattaaaagtaGTAACTcctatgataattttatttcctcaaaaaagtcACCTGAGGAGTATTATACGAAAAAAAACTCACCTGGAGAAGACAtctataatacaataaataaaataaggccACTGACTACGACGACAACAGATGATTTTTATGGTAAAAAGAATACGAACACAACGTCGTCTGATACTTGGACTTCCAAAAATTCCTTCTCTGAGGATTtatattcttccaaaaaaaccaattttgatgACTTTGCGAGTTTGCGAAAAACTCCCTCCTGCCCTAATAATGATGATATTGATTTTAAGAGAAATCCTTTTGAggattttgatgtcaaaaaacCGTCTTTGTTGAATGGAGATTCTTTCAGTAAAAAGACCTTGAATGAAACGTATCACGTCCCAATCAAAGTGGAACAGAGTGAGAATGAAATTATACGAGATACTTCAACGTCCATGGCTGATGCTcttatgaataagaaaaatgatgaaTCCTGGTTGGAAAAACAACTTCAAAAGTTAAAAGAACGTAAGGGAGTCTCCACTAATTCTTCGTCATCCTCTATTTTGACGTCAACTAATGTATCGTCATTGAATAATACTAACTCCTCGTATACAAGTCCTTCAATGACATATACTCCAATAACTCAATTTtcgaaaacaaaaaatagcaaTGTCGAATTAGATAGTCCAAGGGCAAAATTATATACAGACTCTGCGTTTGACGATAAAGGCATTAGAGTCCCTATTCAACGAGATGATAAATCATCTCTTCTGTCTGACATTTCATCTTACACTCTTGGGCAAAAATCCGACGTATATAATGATAGATCCCGCTCTACATCTGGTATTAGAAGACAAAGAGTTGATTCGGAGTCTTCAGAGCTTGGAGGTCTCGATACGTCTACATTGCATCAGAAATTAATGGCTGCATCTTTGGAGAATGGATCATCTTCTCGACCCATCACTCCTGCCTTTCCTCCTGGAACTCCCTATAACAACCGTAGTCGAGCGAATACTAGAGCTCCTTCACCTTGTGGTCTGTACTCATCTTCTACTCAACGGAGAGGATCAATTGGTTCAATTCATTCAAGTGAGATTTCTGGTGAAGAGTCTGCAATTAATGTCAAGTTAGTGAAAGACAACTTTAAATACTGGTATAAACCTTCTATTACTCGAGAAGAAGCAATTGCACTCTTAAAGCAGCGACCCACGGGAACGTTTATTGTTCGTGATTCACATAGTTTTCCTGGGGCTTACGGCATGGCTTTAAAAGTGAGTAAACCGCCACCTGTTTCCTCAAAGCCTAGAAATCCTACGGCAGATCCCTTAGATGAACTTGTGAGACACTTTTTAATCGAGCCTACTACAAAAGGAGTCAAGCTCAAAGGCTATAGCAACGAACCTATTTTCGCTTCTCTCTCTTCATTAGTATACCAGCACAGTCTAACAGCTCTAGCACTTCCTACTAAATTAGTTTTACCTCAATACGATTTAACTTTTGACAATATAGATAATGGAGGAAACAACAGCTTCTATGAAACAAAGCAGGATTCAATGAGGAAATTGTTCGACAGTGGTGCCGCCTGCAACGTGTCATACTTATTTACAATGGAAACAGATGCCCTAACAGGAGGAGTCGCTGTAGACAAAACGGTTTCCACCTTCTTGGAACTCACGAAGGATATTGATAACAATCCTGGACTCGTTGTCGTTGACGTTCACTTCAAAGTGACAACCCAGGGTATCACCGTAACAGACAACGAACGCAAGCTGTTTTTCAGAAAGCACTACAACATTTCAACAATTGGATACTGCGGACTTGATCCACACAACCGTGTCTATGTCAAATCCTCTCCTGCTAcgaaaatatttgcatttgtaGCCAAAAAGCACGGTTCACGAACGCATAATCAGTGTCACTTGTTTGCTGCTCTTGATCCTGAACAGCCGGCTGTGGCCATTGTCAATTTTGTTAATCGAGTTATGGCGATGACTAATCCCAAACGAATTGAAAtggtttaa